Proteins encoded together in one Cyanobium sp. WAJ14-Wanaka window:
- a CDS encoding TldD/PmbA family protein has translation MNESESIQAPSLRGRLEALAQSNGISRWDLGASCSTDTSVQVDRGEAKQMKGAQRSAITVRVWNGDGLVGITSTSDLSEPGLAKALAGARDASAFGNPDDIPAFSPLATAPLAPLEQPIQEPISILTMLETLKGAEAKLLDSHAAIGTVPYNGLAQRSSERIYLNSDGACRQQKLTTASLYLYARAEETGRKPRSAGAVRLAYGAGSLDIEGCIQEAAERTISHLNYRPIETGHYTCVFSPEAFLDLIGAFSSLFNARAIIDGVSLSNQESVGEQLAVPFLSITDNGLNPGNVGASAFDGEGTPTAALALLEAGVIRNFLHSEATARHFGVNPTGHAGMGAKVSVGADWFEIGPTPGSGGGQQGLNQNQHQSPLVVIDSLSALHAGVKASQGSFSLPFDGWLIKDGEKHSIEAATVAGDIRTLLKSLVGFEGAAKVTPDGLCPQVWAEGLSITGEA, from the coding sequence ATGAACGAATCAGAATCAATTCAAGCCCCATCCCTACGGGGCCGCCTCGAAGCCCTGGCCCAAAGCAATGGGATCAGCCGCTGGGATCTGGGGGCCTCCTGCAGCACCGACACCTCGGTGCAGGTGGATCGGGGCGAAGCCAAGCAAATGAAGGGGGCCCAGCGCAGTGCCATCACGGTGCGGGTTTGGAATGGCGATGGCCTGGTGGGAATCACCAGCACCTCCGACCTCTCCGAGCCTGGCCTGGCCAAGGCGCTTGCCGGGGCCCGCGATGCCAGTGCCTTTGGCAACCCGGACGACATACCCGCCTTCTCCCCCCTGGCGACGGCCCCCTTAGCTCCCCTCGAGCAACCGATTCAGGAACCGATCTCGATCCTGACCATGCTCGAGACCCTCAAAGGAGCTGAGGCCAAGTTGCTCGACTCCCATGCCGCCATTGGCACGGTGCCCTACAACGGCCTAGCCCAGCGCAGTAGTGAGCGGATCTACCTCAATAGCGATGGGGCCTGCCGCCAGCAAAAACTGACAACGGCCAGCCTCTATCTCTATGCCAGGGCAGAGGAAACTGGCCGCAAACCACGAAGTGCTGGGGCAGTGCGCCTGGCCTATGGCGCCGGCAGCCTCGACATCGAGGGCTGTATCCAGGAGGCGGCCGAGCGCACCATCTCCCACCTCAACTACCGGCCAATTGAAACTGGCCACTACACCTGTGTGTTCAGCCCGGAAGCATTCCTGGATTTGATCGGGGCGTTTAGCAGCCTGTTCAATGCCAGGGCGATCATTGATGGCGTGAGCCTGAGCAACCAAGAATCGGTTGGTGAGCAGCTGGCTGTGCCCTTTCTCTCGATCACGGACAACGGCCTCAACCCGGGCAATGTGGGCGCATCGGCCTTTGATGGCGAAGGCACCCCCACCGCCGCCTTGGCCCTGCTCGAGGCTGGGGTGATCCGCAACTTCCTCCACTCCGAGGCCACGGCCCGCCACTTTGGGGTGAACCCCACGGGCCATGCAGGCATGGGCGCCAAGGTGTCCGTGGGGGCTGATTGGTTTGAGATTGGACCCACCCCGGGCAGCGGTGGTGGCCAGCAGGGCCTCAACCAAAACCAACATCAATCTCCCCTGGTGGTAATCGATTCGCTCTCGGCCCTCCATGCCGGGGTCAAGGCGAGCCAGGGTTCCTTTTCCCTGCCCTTTGATGGCTGGCTGATCAAGGATGGCGAGAAGCACTCGATCGAAGCGGCCACCGTCGCCGGTGACATTCGCACCCTGTTGAAGAGCCTGGTCGGTTTTGAGGGGGCGGCCAAGGTGACCCCCGATGGCCTGTGCCCCCAGGTGTGGGCAGAGGGTCTTTCGATCACCGGCGAGGCCTAG
- a CDS encoding TldD/PmbA family protein: MSTTNPATCFDPSWRLRLESLLSAGSGAGADLVEVFMERTDHLGMLAEQDAITSVSPAFGMGAGIRVFRGERDGFVSTNDLSEAGLLSALDQALGMLGLLRSSHASSGFDGLQDLRDFGLSKADWLERCPPLLDATAKLLEGTARLEKHGDHLQARRGSYARDWQEVLVAASDGTFARDIRLHQSLGLNVLAADGDHRAGMGRRYGSSGRPDELRQWDADASAQEVCSSAASMLYADYVEAGQMPAVLANRFGGVIFHEACGHLLETTQVERGTTPFADKVGEQIAHEAVTAIDEGLSDGSFGSLSMDDEGMEPQRTVLIENGVLKRFLSDRAGELRTGHSRTGSGRRQGHSFAAASRMRNTFIAAGPHSPEQLLASVERGLYCKSMGGGSVGPTGQFNFAVEEGYLIEGGQLTKPVKGATLIGEAKEVMPRISMCANDLELAAGFCGSVSGSIFVTVGQPHIKVDSITVGGR, from the coding sequence GTGTCTACAACCAATCCCGCCACTTGCTTCGACCCCAGCTGGCGCCTAAGGCTGGAAAGCCTGCTCTCCGCCGGTAGTGGCGCCGGGGCTGATTTAGTGGAGGTGTTCATGGAACGCACCGACCACCTCGGCATGCTTGCCGAACAGGACGCGATCACCAGTGTCAGTCCGGCCTTTGGCATGGGCGCAGGCATCCGCGTATTCCGCGGCGAGCGGGATGGCTTTGTCAGCACCAACGACCTCTCGGAAGCTGGCCTGCTCAGCGCCCTTGACCAGGCCCTTGGCATGCTCGGCCTATTGCGCAGCAGCCATGCCAGTTCAGGCTTTGACGGCCTGCAGGACCTGCGCGATTTCGGGCTCAGCAAGGCCGACTGGCTGGAGCGTTGTCCGCCCCTGCTGGATGCCACAGCCAAGTTGCTTGAGGGCACGGCCCGCCTTGAAAAACACGGCGACCATCTACAGGCCCGCCGAGGCAGCTACGCCCGCGATTGGCAGGAGGTGCTGGTGGCCGCCAGCGATGGCACCTTTGCCCGTGACATCCGCCTGCACCAATCCCTTGGCCTAAATGTGCTCGCCGCCGATGGTGACCACCGGGCCGGCATGGGTCGCCGCTACGGCAGCTCAGGCCGTCCGGATGAATTGCGCCAGTGGGATGCGGATGCTTCGGCCCAGGAGGTCTGCTCAAGCGCCGCATCGATGCTCTACGCCGACTACGTGGAAGCGGGCCAAATGCCCGCGGTACTTGCCAACCGCTTCGGCGGAGTGATCTTCCACGAGGCCTGCGGCCACCTGCTGGAGACCACCCAGGTGGAGCGGGGCACCACCCCATTTGCCGACAAGGTAGGCGAACAAATCGCCCATGAAGCCGTGACCGCCATCGATGAGGGCCTCAGCGATGGTTCCTTTGGCTCCCTCTCGATGGACGACGAGGGCATGGAACCCCAGCGCACCGTACTGATTGAAAACGGTGTGCTCAAGCGCTTCTTGAGTGATCGCGCCGGCGAATTACGCACCGGCCATAGCCGCACCGGCAGCGGCAGGCGCCAGGGCCATTCATTTGCAGCCGCCAGTCGGATGCGAAACACCTTCATTGCCGCCGGCCCCCATAGCCCCGAGCAGTTGCTCGCTTCGGTGGAGCGGGGTCTCTACTGCAAATCAATGGGTGGCGGCAGCGTCGGACCGACGGGCCAGTTCAACTTTGCGGTGGAGGAGGGCTACCTCATTGAAGGTGGTCAATTGACCAAACCCGTTAAGGGAGCCACCTTGATCGGCGAAGCCAAGGAGGTGATGCCCCGCATCTCGATGTGCGCCAACGACCTGGAGCTGGCCGCGGGCTTCTGCGGTTCGGTGAGCGGCAGCATCTTTGTGACCGTGGGCCAACCCCACATCAAGGTCGATTCGATCACCGTGGGGGGCCGCTAA
- the acsF gene encoding magnesium-protoporphyrin IX monomethyl ester (oxidative) cyclase has product MVPPSATAEAVTPGVTQLADGPAVKDPAKDTILTPRFYTTDFDAMAAMDLRPNEVELEAICEEFRKDYNRHHFVRNEEFDGAADQLDPQTRQVFVEFLEQSCTSEFSGFLLYKELSRRIKDKNPLLAECFAHMARDEARHAGFLNKSMGDFGLQLDLGFLTANKAYTFFKPKFIFYATYLSEKIGYWRYIAIYRHLEQHPESKIFPIFNFFENWCQDENRHGDFFDALMKAQPDTVRGLRARLWCRFFLLAVFATMYVRDVARKDFYGALGLDAREYDKLVIAKTNETSARVFPVVLNVEHPKFYTRLERLVNNNEALAAADASGAAAPIKLLRKLPFWAANGVEMAKLFLMAPIRSDRFQPAIR; this is encoded by the coding sequence ATGGTGCCTCCTTCCGCCACAGCTGAAGCCGTAACCCCTGGGGTCACCCAGCTAGCCGACGGACCGGCGGTAAAGGATCCCGCCAAGGACACGATCCTTACCCCCCGCTTCTACACCACGGATTTCGACGCCATGGCGGCGATGGATCTGCGGCCAAATGAGGTGGAACTGGAGGCCATCTGCGAGGAATTTCGCAAGGACTACAACCGTCACCACTTCGTGCGCAACGAAGAATTCGACGGAGCCGCTGACCAACTCGACCCCCAGACCCGCCAGGTCTTCGTCGAGTTTTTGGAGCAGAGCTGCACCTCAGAGTTTTCTGGCTTCCTGCTCTACAAGGAGCTCAGCCGCCGCATCAAGGACAAAAACCCCCTGCTGGCTGAATGCTTCGCCCACATGGCCCGCGATGAGGCGCGCCATGCCGGCTTCCTAAATAAGTCGATGGGTGATTTCGGGCTCCAGCTCGACCTCGGCTTTCTTACCGCCAACAAGGCCTACACCTTCTTCAAGCCCAAGTTCATCTTCTACGCCACCTATCTCTCTGAGAAAATTGGCTACTGGCGCTACATCGCCATCTATCGCCACCTCGAACAGCACCCCGAAAGCAAGATCTTCCCTATCTTCAACTTCTTCGAAAACTGGTGCCAAGACGAGAACCGTCACGGCGACTTTTTTGATGCCCTGATGAAGGCCCAGCCCGACACCGTGCGGGGCCTGCGCGCCCGCCTTTGGTGCCGCTTCTTCCTGCTGGCAGTTTTTGCCACCATGTACGTGCGTGACGTGGCCCGCAAGGATTTTTACGGTGCGCTCGGTCTAGATGCCAGGGAATACGACAAGCTCGTTATTGCCAAAACCAACGAGACCTCAGCCCGGGTATTTCCTGTGGTGCTGAATGTGGAGCATCCGAAGTTCTATACCCGGCTTGAGCGCCTGGTGAACAACAACGAGGCCTTGGCAGCAGCCGACGCCTCCGGCGCCGCAGCTCCGATCAAGTTGCTTCGCAAATTGCCCTTCTGGGCAGCCAACGGTGTTGAGATGGCCAAGCTGTTCCTGATGGCACCCATCCGCAGCGACCGCTTCCAGCCCGCCATTCGCTGA
- a CDS encoding DUF2996 domain-containing protein — MSDSASPAPASPAPASPAVKVKPPAPEDEPFATFVPELLLPALAKEIQSYGGPAAELSFEQGPMPVVGSDCWMLKGSLPGERRFWLCFTSDNINSAKTVAIAESGSEPSLLESFLIDEKKMSLALLVSRLVQRLNGQKWLGPN, encoded by the coding sequence GTGAGCGATTCAGCCAGTCCAGCCCCGGCAAGCCCCGCCCCAGCAAGCCCAGCCGTAAAGGTCAAGCCACCTGCTCCGGAGGACGAACCCTTCGCCACCTTCGTGCCCGAGCTACTGCTGCCGGCCCTGGCCAAGGAAATCCAGAGCTACGGCGGACCCGCCGCCGAACTCAGTTTTGAGCAGGGCCCGATGCCAGTGGTGGGGTCGGATTGCTGGATGTTGAAGGGCAGCCTCCCAGGAGAGCGCCGTTTCTGGCTCTGCTTCACCAGCGACAACATCAACTCGGCCAAAACCGTTGCCATTGCCGAATCTGGAAGCGAACCCAGCCTGCTGGAGTCGTTCTTGATCGACGAGAAAAAAATGAGCTTGGCCCTGCTGGTCTCCCGGTTGGTGCAAAGGCTCAATGGCCAGAAGTGGCTGGGCCCCAACTAG
- a CDS encoding flavin prenyltransferase UbiX gives MASADPIVLAISGASAQPLAQRALQLLLQAGETVELVTSKGAMVVWQAEMGVRVPSDPVAQESFWRERTGTTTGTLHCHRWSDQSVGIASGSFRTKGMVILPASMGSVGRIASGVALDLLERAADVHLKEGRPLVICPRETPWNLIHLRNLTALAEAGARIAPPVPAWYHQPQSIDDMVDFLVIRVFDVLGYDLGELKRWQGPIAHPDSTTQAP, from the coding sequence ATGGCCAGCGCGGACCCCATCGTCCTGGCGATTTCTGGGGCATCAGCCCAACCGCTGGCCCAGCGTGCCCTGCAGCTGCTGCTCCAGGCTGGAGAAACCGTGGAACTGGTCACCTCGAAGGGGGCGATGGTGGTCTGGCAGGCCGAAATGGGGGTAAGGGTTCCCAGTGATCCCGTGGCCCAGGAATCCTTCTGGCGCGAGCGCACCGGCACAACCACGGGCACCCTGCACTGTCATCGCTGGAGTGACCAATCGGTCGGCATTGCCAGCGGCAGCTTCCGCACCAAGGGGATGGTGATTTTGCCGGCCTCGATGGGGAGCGTCGGCCGAATTGCCTCCGGAGTCGCCCTCGACCTGCTCGAGAGGGCCGCCGATGTGCACCTCAAGGAGGGCAGGCCCCTGGTGATCTGCCCCCGGGAAACCCCCTGGAACCTGATCCACCTGCGCAACCTCACTGCTCTTGCCGAGGCGGGGGCCCGGATCGCCCCGCCAGTACCAGCCTGGTATCACCAGCCCCAATCAATCGATGACATGGTCGATTTCCTGGTAATCCGCGTGTTTGATGTGCTGGGTTACGACCTGGGTGAACTGAAGCGTTGGCAGGGTCCCATCGCCCACCCAGACTCCACCACACAAGCCCCCTAG
- a CDS encoding RNB domain-containing ribonuclease produces the protein MKFTVADLLDQLPSEEALSLTKLEKALGLSQKAEKNQLRIGLDGLIKLGLIEEGEAGIKRLEAPDFVTARLRCSSKGFCFALREDGGEDIYIRDHQLNHAWNGDRVLVKVTREGGRRRSPEGGVQCILERRTVSLLAQVGQQENRLVATPLDDHLLTSIELPEADAKHLDPELKSVVEVHLDRYPVGQFSPLGHVSRSLPVNGGEAADLDLLLTKHHLHGRPTAPRATLKTLAASERTDLTAQPTLLLEAWSGKECPSLAAIHLEARDAGWTLWVHSPAVAERLGMGSPLDLFLRDQGEALCVGRQWLPLLTSALAKASAFKAGEKQEALSVALELSPEGELEHYRFCRSLVKPVAQVDLAALDAMAERKAKSRTVPAALKAIKDQLPQLENLVALAALLRNRRIAQGSLDLDLALPAIESLGDLAIPGPDSQQRGWFVQLPEHHPAALLREYVLVAERALGQHLLGLELPALFATNAAADPADLNDVAKAALALEIALELSEEGNASASELAQAFRQTDRSRGLQQQLQAALKPVEIGDTPGPHALAGLTGEEAALAPWCSPALHYLDLWNQHVLVLLLTEGKDRPSVRHKTSVDLAADGCLGAIDWPLLAPSALVPFKDALQQGLVQRLNTRRRFMAELHRDLLAMVQARQAEPLVGQVLPGVISGVQSYGFFVEVPPSQVEGLVHVSSLKDDWYEYRSRQNRLVGRKNRRTFMLGDAVEVEIQKVDALRHQIDLAVLLPEGEDEDQDQDQEFTPIAVLSEA, from the coding sequence ATGAAGTTCACGGTCGCCGACCTGCTCGACCAGCTTCCTAGCGAAGAAGCCCTTTCCCTAACCAAGCTTGAAAAGGCCCTGGGCCTTAGCCAAAAGGCCGAAAAAAACCAGCTGCGCATTGGCCTTGATGGCCTAATCAAGCTTGGCCTGATAGAGGAGGGTGAAGCCGGCATCAAGCGCCTTGAAGCCCCTGACTTCGTTACGGCCCGGCTGCGCTGCTCCAGCAAGGGCTTCTGCTTTGCCCTGCGTGAAGACGGCGGCGAAGACATCTACATCCGCGATCACCAGCTCAACCACGCCTGGAATGGCGATCGGGTGCTGGTCAAGGTGACCCGCGAGGGCGGCCGCCGCCGTTCCCCTGAGGGGGGCGTGCAGTGCATTCTTGAGCGCCGCACCGTCTCCCTGTTGGCCCAGGTGGGTCAGCAGGAAAACCGCCTGGTGGCCACCCCCCTCGATGACCACCTGCTCACCAGCATTGAGCTGCCTGAGGCTGACGCAAAGCACCTGGACCCCGAACTAAAAAGTGTGGTGGAGGTCCATTTGGACCGTTACCCGGTGGGCCAGTTCTCCCCCCTGGGCCATGTTTCGCGCAGCCTGCCGGTGAATGGCGGCGAAGCGGCAGACCTCGATCTGCTGCTCACCAAGCATCACCTCCATGGGCGACCAACCGCCCCCCGGGCCACCCTCAAGACCCTCGCTGCCAGTGAGCGCACTGACCTGACGGCCCAGCCCACCCTGCTACTGGAGGCCTGGTCGGGCAAGGAGTGCCCCTCCCTGGCGGCAATTCATCTGGAGGCCCGCGATGCCGGCTGGACCCTCTGGGTCCACAGTCCTGCGGTGGCAGAAAGGCTGGGCATGGGGTCGCCCCTCGATCTCTTTCTCCGTGACCAGGGAGAGGCCCTCTGCGTGGGACGCCAATGGCTGCCCCTATTGACCAGCGCCCTCGCCAAGGCCTCCGCCTTCAAGGCAGGTGAGAAGCAAGAGGCCCTATCGGTGGCACTGGAGCTCAGCCCTGAAGGCGAGCTTGAGCACTACCGCTTCTGCCGCAGCCTGGTCAAGCCCGTGGCCCAAGTTGACCTGGCGGCCCTCGATGCCATGGCGGAGCGCAAGGCCAAATCCCGCACCGTGCCGGCTGCCCTCAAGGCCATCAAGGACCAACTGCCCCAGCTAGAGAACCTGGTGGCCCTGGCCGCTCTGCTGCGCAACAGGCGCATCGCCCAGGGCTCCCTCGACCTGGACTTGGCCCTGCCCGCCATTGAAAGCCTGGGGGATTTGGCGATTCCCGGCCCAGATAGCCAGCAAAGGGGCTGGTTTGTGCAACTGCCTGAGCACCACCCAGCTGCCCTGCTGCGCGAATACGTCTTGGTGGCGGAGCGGGCCCTCGGCCAGCACCTACTGGGACTCGAACTGCCGGCCCTTTTTGCTACCAATGCCGCCGCGGACCCCGCCGATCTCAACGACGTGGCTAAGGCTGCCTTGGCCCTTGAGATAGCCCTGGAGCTAAGTGAGGAAGGAAATGCCAGTGCCAGCGAACTCGCCCAGGCCTTCCGTCAAACCGACCGCAGCCGGGGCCTCCAACAGCAATTGCAGGCGGCCTTAAAGCCCGTAGAAATCGGCGACACCCCTGGCCCCCACGCCCTCGCTGGCCTAACTGGAGAGGAAGCGGCCCTAGCGCCTTGGTGCTCCCCAGCCCTCCACTACCTGGACCTGTGGAACCAACACGTGCTGGTGTTGCTGCTTACTGAAGGCAAGGACCGCCCCAGCGTGCGCCACAAGACTTCCGTCGACCTGGCAGCCGATGGCTGCCTGGGCGCCATTGATTGGCCCCTGCTCGCCCCCAGTGCCCTGGTGCCCTTCAAGGACGCTCTCCAACAGGGCTTGGTGCAGCGGCTCAACACCCGCCGCCGCTTCATGGCCGAATTGCACCGCGACCTGCTGGCAATGGTGCAGGCCCGCCAAGCCGAACCGCTGGTGGGCCAAGTGCTACCTGGGGTGATCAGCGGCGTGCAGAGCTACGGCTTCTTTGTGGAGGTGCCCCCTTCCCAGGTGGAGGGGCTGGTCCATGTGAGCTCCCTCAAGGACGACTGGTACGAGTACCGCTCGCGTCAAAACCGCCTGGTGGGACGCAAAAACCGCCGCACCTTCATGCTCGGCGATGCCGTGGAGGTGGAAATCCAGAAGGTTGATGCCCTTCGCCACCAGATCGACCTGGCCGTACTGCTGCCCGAGGGCGAGGACGAAGATCAGGATCAGGACCAGGAGTTCACTCCGATTGCCGTGCTGAGCGAGGCCTAG
- a CDS encoding TMEM165/GDT1 family protein, which translates to MDIALLASTFVTVFLAELGDKTQLAIVTISGTSSRPGAVFAGSSAALVFASLLGAAAGGSLSAVIPTNALQLAAALGFLIIGIRLIQRSTAEETTQEEIKP; encoded by the coding sequence ATGGATATCGCCCTGCTGGCCTCCACATTTGTGACCGTGTTCCTGGCGGAATTGGGCGACAAGACCCAGCTTGCCATCGTCACGATCAGTGGCACCTCGAGCCGTCCTGGTGCCGTTTTTGCCGGCAGCTCTGCCGCCCTTGTCTTCGCAAGCTTGCTGGGGGCTGCCGCCGGTGGCTCCCTCTCCGCCGTGATCCCCACCAATGCCCTTCAGTTGGCCGCCGCCTTGGGCTTCCTGATCATTGGCATCCGCCTAATTCAGCGCTCTACTGCTGAGGAAACTACCCAAGAAGAAATCAAGCCCTAG
- a CDS encoding TMEM165/GDT1 family protein has translation MSSDTSTNAGSWGAAFLTTFTTVFLAELGDKTQLAALLLSAQSGKPVVVFVGASLALICSSLVGVLLGRWLAKVMQPQQLERLAGILMVALGLWLGRQAVVALAPDLSIHLT, from the coding sequence ATGAGCAGCGATACCTCAACCAACGCCGGCAGCTGGGGAGCGGCCTTTTTAACCACTTTCACGACGGTGTTTCTGGCCGAGTTGGGCGACAAGACCCAATTGGCGGCCCTACTGCTTTCGGCCCAATCGGGCAAACCTGTGGTGGTCTTTGTCGGGGCCTCCCTGGCCCTGATCTGCTCCAGCCTGGTGGGGGTGCTGCTGGGCCGCTGGCTGGCCAAGGTGATGCAGCCCCAGCAACTTGAGCGCCTGGCCGGAATCCTGATGGTGGCCCTGGGCCTCTGGCTAGGTCGACAGGCCGTAGTGGCCCTGGCCCCCGACCTCAGCATCCACCTCACCTAA
- a CDS encoding YkgJ family cysteine cluster protein gives MACYSERWQCISQCGACCRLDPSQRPEALDALEPGQRELYLSMVGADGWCIHYNSGARSCGIYEQRPDFCRVSNLVNLFGAPDQTSNGNDLAIACCKQQIRSEYGGRGRVMKRFLQAIRRHP, from the coding sequence ATGGCTTGTTACAGCGAAAGATGGCAGTGCATTAGCCAGTGCGGGGCCTGTTGCCGCCTGGATCCAAGCCAACGGCCAGAGGCCCTGGATGCCCTGGAACCGGGCCAACGGGAGCTCTACCTTTCGATGGTTGGCGCCGATGGCTGGTGCATCCACTACAACAGCGGTGCCCGCAGCTGCGGCATCTACGAGCAAAGGCCCGATTTCTGCCGAGTCAGCAACCTGGTGAACCTGTTTGGAGCACCTGATCAAACAAGCAACGGCAATGACCTGGCAATCGCCTGCTGCAAGCAGCAAATTCGCAGTGAATACGGTGGCCGTGGCAGGGTGATGAAGCGTTTTTTGCAGGCAATTCGCCGCCACCCATGA
- the psb30 gene encoding photosystem II reaction center protein Ycf12/Psb30: MGIDIHLIANFASLALITLAGPAVIFVLFFRRGAL, from the coding sequence ATGGGCATCGACATTCACCTGATCGCCAACTTTGCATCCCTTGCCCTGATCACATTGGCTGGCCCGGCGGTGATCTTTGTGCTCTTCTTCCGCCGCGGCGCCCTCTGA
- a CDS encoding chloride channel protein translates to MPPSPAFPGGSASPGSPASKGPLITLLQLLALGALVGLACLPLNLVDGWQAAMLHRLPGFTNQSWELPTLLMAVAPVVVMPALLWLQAGPMRRGAGSGIPQTIECLENPSSTDELMGSKPLIQRLSLWTAASLALMPMGREGPVVQVGAAVAVALRKRFPRLLAGLPDGSLLAIGAGAGLAGGFNSPLMGAVFVFEELTGRFQAKVLCASALVCAVAALISNLTGIPIFILSTIQTPEPEVLQLLFALPVGLVAGGLGGLFAKLLLKSTAWLRPQVLRQPLRWGLILGAALALIAVVSGGRSGGDGEALMGLLLSDSGPIPVPGSPLDIFGWLLLLAARIVAPILALAAGIPGGLIDPAFAIGSVFGSGSFELLGGNAQLGLALGMAGALAGATQLPLMTILFSLRMLGDQQWLFGLLISAFVGASVGRKLQPEAIYHALWGLGRSPLAEKKP, encoded by the coding sequence ATGCCCCCTAGCCCAGCCTTTCCTGGCGGATCCGCCAGCCCGGGCAGTCCAGCTAGCAAAGGGCCCCTAATCACCCTGTTGCAGCTGCTGGCATTGGGGGCCCTTGTGGGCCTGGCCTGCCTGCCCCTGAATCTGGTGGATGGCTGGCAAGCCGCGATGCTGCACCGCCTGCCGGGCTTCACCAATCAGTCCTGGGAACTGCCAACCCTGCTGATGGCTGTCGCACCGGTCGTGGTGATGCCAGCCCTGCTCTGGCTCCAGGCCGGCCCGATGCGTCGAGGGGCGGGATCGGGGATCCCCCAAACAATTGAGTGCCTGGAGAACCCCAGCTCCACCGACGAGCTGATGGGCAGCAAACCGCTGATTCAGCGCCTGAGCCTCTGGACTGCCGCCAGCCTGGCCCTGATGCCCATGGGTCGGGAGGGGCCCGTGGTGCAGGTTGGGGCGGCGGTAGCCGTGGCCCTACGCAAGCGCTTCCCGAGGCTTCTGGCTGGATTGCCGGATGGCTCCCTTCTGGCCATTGGCGCTGGGGCTGGCCTGGCGGGGGGATTCAACAGCCCCCTGATGGGAGCGGTGTTTGTGTTTGAGGAACTCACCGGCCGCTTCCAGGCCAAGGTGCTTTGTGCCTCAGCCCTGGTATGCGCTGTGGCGGCCTTGATCAGCAACCTCACCGGGATTCCGATCTTCATCCTCAGCACCATCCAAACCCCCGAACCTGAGGTCCTGCAGTTACTTTTTGCCCTGCCGGTGGGGTTAGTGGCCGGTGGCTTGGGGGGCCTTTTTGCCAAGTTGTTGTTGAAGAGCACAGCTTGGTTGCGGCCCCAAGTACTGCGCCAACCCCTGCGCTGGGGCTTAATTCTCGGCGCTGCCCTGGCCCTGATTGCCGTGGTCAGTGGCGGCAGGAGCGGTGGGGATGGGGAGGCCCTAATGGGGCTCCTACTCAGCGACAGCGGACCGATCCCGGTGCCGGGTTCTCCCCTGGACATCTTTGGCTGGCTGCTGCTTTTAGCGGCACGCATCGTGGCCCCAATCCTGGCCCTGGCAGCTGGCATCCCCGGGGGCCTAATCGATCCGGCCTTTGCCATTGGCTCGGTATTTGGCAGTGGCAGCTTCGAGTTGCTTGGGGGCAATGCCCAGTTGGGCCTAGCCCTTGGCATGGCAGGGGCCCTGGCTGGAGCCACCCAACTGCCCCTAATGACAATCCTGTTCTCCCTGCGAATGCTGGGTGATCAGCAGTGGTTGTTTGGCCTGCTGATCAGTGCCTTCGTGGGGGCAAGCGTGGGCCGAAAACTGCAACCAGAGGCCATCTACCACGCCCTATGGGGCCTGGGCAGAAGCCCCCTAGCCGAAAAGAAGCCATGA